The Methanosarcinales archaeon genome includes a window with the following:
- a CDS encoding IS1634 family transposase, producing MVFLEKKKLKGHTYWYASERSLVDGKIKRTWQEYLGTTDTIIECVRKSKELPHIKLTSSQYGKTAALLSISDELNFIDIVNKHTNKKQIEGLTVGEYLLLNIIGRCNGALSENAMQKWFDKSSLRILWKFPHKLTCQNFLNHYKYIDHETSKKIEDDLCSVLIEKGLTPKILFLDETNWFNYIKKGEELPQNGNNKQYRNHMKQVCMGLAVSEDNVPFMHEVYEGNKHDSKIFPELLDALTERLTNLKITTEDMILVFDKGNNSQVNIEDVLSKMHIIASAKHNQAEDLLNIPLENYKHLYTNPQSNKIFGYRTKYEFFGKEFTTVVLYNEASYKKQKKSYEERKAKIWEKLEDLKRRLGSNRGKERDKSSVEREFNDIIHKDFRSIFGHKVGEIPEGKKKPSLEIWIRKEGEELRYAGFGKTIVFTDMHIWHSEKIAKTYNQKYLVEDDFKLLNDVLLVPVGPINHHKDFNIRAHIFLCIIGMIFYRYLAWKCKYLGLSLRRLVEELEGIRLALVQEKTGRKVDLVVEAMDAKQASLFSLLDLGKFIGK from the coding sequence ATGGTTTTTTTAGAAAAGAAAAAACTAAAAGGTCATACTTACTGGTACGCCTCAGAACGGAGTCTGGTTGATGGAAAGATTAAACGAACCTGGCAAGAATATCTTGGAACAACAGATACTATCATAGAATGCGTAAGAAAATCAAAAGAACTGCCACACATCAAACTAACATCCTCCCAATATGGAAAAACAGCAGCTCTCCTCTCCATATCAGATGAACTGAACTTCATTGACATCGTAAACAAACACACCAACAAAAAGCAAATCGAAGGCTTAACAGTAGGCGAATACCTCCTTCTGAACATTATCGGAAGATGCAATGGAGCACTATCAGAAAATGCCATGCAGAAATGGTTCGACAAATCCTCATTGAGAATACTGTGGAAGTTTCCACACAAACTTACGTGCCAAAACTTCCTCAACCATTACAAATACATAGACCATGAAACCAGCAAGAAAATCGAGGACGACCTGTGCAGTGTACTTATCGAAAAAGGCCTAACACCCAAAATCCTTTTTCTTGATGAAACAAACTGGTTCAACTACATCAAAAAAGGAGAAGAATTACCACAAAACGGAAACAACAAGCAGTATAGAAATCACATGAAACAGGTATGCATGGGGTTGGCTGTGTCTGAAGATAATGTACCATTTATGCATGAAGTCTATGAGGGGAACAAACATGATTCAAAGATATTCCCTGAATTGTTGGATGCACTTACTGAAAGGTTGACCAATCTGAAAATAACAACTGAAGACATGATTCTGGTTTTTGACAAGGGCAATAACTCTCAAGTGAACATTGAAGACGTGTTGTCAAAAATGCATATTATAGCTTCTGCAAAACACAATCAAGCTGAAGACCTTTTGAATATACCGCTTGAAAATTACAAACATTTATACACAAATCCACAAAGCAACAAAATCTTCGGTTACCGGACAAAATACGAATTTTTTGGGAAGGAGTTTACTACTGTTGTTCTCTACAACGAAGCCTCGTACAAAAAGCAGAAGAAGAGCTATGAGGAAAGAAAAGCAAAGATCTGGGAAAAGCTTGAAGACCTGAAGAGGAGGCTTGGGAGCAACAGGGGAAAGGAGAGGGATAAAAGCAGCGTGGAGAGGGAGTTCAATGATATCATTCACAAGGATTTTAGATCAATATTTGGCCATAAGGTTGGTGAGATACCAGAAGGTAAGAAAAAGCCAAGTTTGGAGATATGGATTAGGAAAGAGGGGGAAGAGCTACGCTACGCAGGTTTTGGAAAAACTATAGTCTTTACTGATATGCATATATGGCATTCCGAAAAGATAGCAAAGACCTACAACCAGAAGTATCTTGTCGAGGATGATTTCAAGCTGCTGAATGATGTACTTCTTGTTCCGGTTGGGCCAATTAATCATCATAAGGATTTCAATATCAGGGCACACATTTTCTTGTGTATTATTGGGATGATTTTCTACAGATATTTGGCATGGAAGTGCAAATATCTTGGCTTGAGCCTTAGACGGCTTGTGGAGGAGTTAGAGGGAATTCGTCTTGCTCTCGTGCAGGAAAAGACAGGTAGAAAGGTTGATTTGGTGGTTGAGGCGATGGATGCAAAACAAGCCAGCTTGTTCTCTTTGCTGGATTTGGGGAAATTTATAGGTAAATAG